AGTTCAGCGCCCACCGGCTCCTCGCACAGGGCCTCGTTGAACGATTCAGCGTCAAGCCCCGCTCCTTCTGACCGTCGCGTCTCCGGATCGGGCGGCGGTACGGAGCCCCATCTTCGGTGCCCGGCCGCCTGTCAGAGTGCCGCTGACCTGTGCGCGGAGTGGTTATCCACAGGCCTGCGCGTGACCAGACCCCGGACCGTAAGGTGTGGACCTCCATGATCACGAGCACGGGGGTGCACAGTGCCGTACGAGGTCGACCTGGCGATCCGGGTGGAGAACGCCCTAGATGAGCTGCCGCCGGAGGGGCGCAAGGTGGTGATGGAGACAATCGCCACCGCTCTCGTGCGGCCGGGTGAATGGCCGCAGCCCGGAGGCTGGCACGCCGCGCTGGTCTTCGGGCCTCGCTCGTGGGTGTGCTTCACCTCCTTCCTCGACGGCATCGAGGTGATCGATATCGGCTGGGCGGGCTGACACCGGCAGGCGGCCTGCGGCACCGGGCTGCTGGCCAGCCTCTTTGCGGGGGTTCATTCGCCTTCCGCCTGCTGGGCGGGTGTAGTCCATGCCAGGCCGCCGAGGTCGAGTCGATGGCGGGCACGAGTGACGGCGACGTAGGCGAGACGGGCATCGGTGTCGCTCACTTCAGGGGGCTGGCTGGCTGCGGTCGCGCCGGGATCGGTGTCCTTCGGCTGGGGAAAGTCCTTACCGATCCTGACCGTCGGCCATTCGCGGCCCTTGGCCTTATGGGCGGTGGAGACGGTGACGTCGGCGTGCGCCTCCTCGGCGAGTTGCGATACGGCGGCGAGGATGGCGTCGGGGCCGTGGGTGTCGACGAGGTCGACGAAGGGCTGCAAGTCGCGACCTGCCGGATCGTAGGCGGCGTAGTCCTGCAGGTTGCCCCAGGACGCGAACAGCACGAGTTCGGGGTGGTGCGTGCGGCGGCCTTCCTTCAGATCACGGGCAGCGAAAGCGAGTTGGGCCAGCTGTTGTCCTCCCCGGGTAAGGGCGACGCGGCGTCCCTCACCGAGCAGGCGCATGACCTCCGTCATCGCGCCGATGTTGGTCCGGCACAACACCGCATCCGGGTGGTCGATGCTGCTCACCTCTGCGGGAATGCTGGTAGTCCCCGTCAGGCGAATCGGGGCGTCGGCGAGCGCGAGCCACCGGTTGGCCTCGTCGGCGATCTGCGGCCCGAACCGGAACGAGCGGGTGAGGGTCAGCTGCTCGGCGTCGAAGCCGGTCATCACGTCGGTTGCGCCCCGCCAGCCGTAGATGGCCTGCGCCGAGTCGCCGACCATGACTAGCTGGGCGTGGTCTCGTTGGGCGATGAACACTTGCTCCAGAACCGGGTTGGTGTCCTGGGCCTCGTCGAGGAAGAGGAAGTTGGCTTCGATCTTCGGTCCGGTCAGGGCCCACATCTTGAGGTAGTGGTCGTGCTCGAAGCGGACGACGCCGTGGTCGGGGCGTTGCAGGTCTGCCCACGCCTTGGCCGCGAAGGGGAGCACGAGCTCGGCGAACTGCCGGTGGTCGGCGGGCAGGTCGAGGCCCCGCACACGCGGCACGTGGCGGTGCGTCAGAGTGCCGTCGGCGGAGTGGCAGAAGCGGGTGACGGTGCGTAGCACGTTGTGGGACAGGGTTCTCTGGCTGATCTCGTGATCGGCGATCCGCAGGGAGCGCAGGATGCCGAGGGCTTGTCCGGTCTTCCAGGCCGGCTGGCGGGGGCTGTTGAGCCGGTCGGCGTAGCGGTGGCCGAGTGCGGCAAAGGCGGTGGCGTGGGCGGTGCGGCACTGCACCGTGGACGGGAAGCGCGCTGCGGCGTCGCGCGCGATGTCCTTGTTGAAGGCCAGGTAGCGGCCTCGGCGTTTGGTGCTGGCGGCGAGCAGGCACAGCGTGCTGGTCTTCCCTGTTCCGGCTCCAGCCTGCAGCGCGAGGTGCTGGCCGGAGCGGAAGGTGTCCGCCGCGTGGACCTGTTCGGGGGTGGGAGTGTGCAACAAGGACTCCGGGGGATGGAAATGGCCAGACCGACGGCAGTTGGTGATGCGGATGCTGGGCGAACGACGGTTGGTTCAGCGGGGCGGGCGCGCCTGGAGAAGACGGCCTGCGGCGCAGGCCAGGACTTCTTCCGGCGTGTGGTGGGTGAGCAGGCGGCGCAGCTGCGACTCGAGACGCTGATGCCGTTCGCGCTGCTCTCGCGCAAGGCCGGCAGTGATCCGCTCGCGCAGGACCTCACGGGCGCGCACCGCTGGCGGCCGCCTCCTGGCGAATCTGTGCGTTGGCGCTGCGGCTGAGGACGACGTTGAGCAGGACCCGGCCGTGGCGGTCGGGGTAGTGCGTGCTGAGCACGTCGATCGGCAGGACCGAGTCCAGCCGACGTCGCAGCCGGTGCAAGGCGCGGCCCGGGCTCTTGCCGCTCTGCACCGTCATCAACCGGGTGCGGTCCGCGTTTGCGGCGAACGCTACGAAACAGCGGGCCCGGTGAAGCTCCCGGGCGGAGGCGGGCCGGGTCAGGGCGATCTCGACGACGTACTGACGTGTCACGACTGGGCCTGCCGCGGAGCGGGGCCGCCGGGACGGCGTCCGTGCGAGGGCAGGCGGGTGCGGATGTGTTCGTGGTGCCGGAGCGGATCGAAGGACTCCCAGTCCGCAACGGCGAGGTCACCCGCCGCAGGGGTGGCGGCATGCTGGTCACACCGCTGGGCACGCCACCGCAGCTGTTCCGGGTAGGGCAGTGCGGACAGGCTGTAGACGGCCATGACATCCGACGGCAGCGCGAGCTGGCCTTGGTCGGCGCTCACTGGCACCAGGGCCCACACACCGTGCAGAGAGCTGGGGCCGAGAACCTTGGCGGTGCAGCGGGTACGGCGCAGCGTCTGAGCGACGCACTGGATCTCGTCGACGGGGCGGGAGGCCAGGTAACGGACGAACAGCAGCTGCACGACAGGCCGGGCCGGTTGGCAGACGGCCTGGCCCGGCGACGGACTGCTGGCCGGCGCGGCTGGCGGAGCGAGGACTCCGGCGTCGAGCAGACGGCGTGTGCGCAGGGCGAGAGACCGGCGCAGCCCGGACAGCTGCGGCGCGGCAGGCGGCGCCGGGCGGCCGGGGCACAGCAGTGCGTGCGCCAGCCGGCACCAGCTGCTCCCGTCGCCCGCGGGATGGGCGATGCCGCGGCTGACGTGCCAGCGACAGGACTCCGGCACCCGGGCCGCGGGCACTTCGTGCGGATGCAGCTGCACCGGGCGGTCGTCGGCGCGCCGGTACCACTCGACCGGATTGCCGCACGCGCGGCAGGAGGCGGTCTGGCCGCAGCGCAACAGCTGGCTGGCGCTGTCGGGAGTGATACGCAGGGATCGCCGCCGAGGCGCGCTCGCGCGGCTGCCGTCCCAGCGCCGTGCAGAAGGAGAAGGTGATGAGCACATGCGGGCGAACCTGCCAGCCGACACGCCGCACCGGCGGCACCCGGCCCGGATGGTCCCCCGGGCAGAGCAGAATGGGGCGACAGCAGTGCGAACGACTGCTCGCGCATTCGATACGGCGTTGCCGGATTGGGTGAATCGCCGCCGGTGCCGGACGGCCCGGATCAGATGTCGGAGCTGCCGTCGGCTCCGGGCAGGTCGTGCTCGTGGCAAAGGGTGGCGAAGAGGTCGTCGAACGGTGTGTCCAGGGCGTGTGCGAGGGCGTGCCACGTCTTGAGGGTGCCGATGGTGCGGCCCTGCTCGATCTCAATCACGGTGCGCCTGGCCAGGCCGCTGCGGCTGGCGAGCTCGTCGTAACTCCACCCTCGTTCAGCCCGCAGACGCCCCAGCTGCAGCCGGAGCGCATTGAGGTCCGGGTCGGGCGGCAAGATCGTCACCCAACTATCCGACGGTGCAGACCCTTGCCCTGTCAGTGCAGACCTCTGCCCTATTTACCCCAGTGGCCCACCGGCGAGAGGGCAGGGGTCTGCACTACCGTGTCGGCCGCCGCCGTACGGCGCGGTAGGGCTGGCGCAGGACAAGGAAGGGAGGGAAATACGCGCCCATGAAGCTGCACACCGTGTGTCCACCGGCGCCGCGGACCTGGACGGTGGAACTGAGACGCGAGACCGGCGGAATCGTCCTCGTCTGCCGGCAATGTCCCCAGGACGGCCAGCGGGTCACCGCGGAGTCCGCCCGCTCGGCGGCCCTCGCCCACCTTGCCCGGCACGCCCGCGGTGATCTTCGGGCCACCTACCTGCGCATCTGCCAGTGCCACGAACGCGGATGCCGCTGGCACCGCCGCCATCGCGGGTGCGCTGGCCCCATCCGGCTGCTCCTAGCCTGCGAACGCGGCGGCCGCATCTGGCGCCTCGCCGACGCCTGCCGCGCCTGCGCCGCAGCCACCGTCCAGGCAGCCATCGTGCCCGACACCCTGCTTGCCGCACCGCTGCGCCCGCCCTCTGCACGACCGCGTCACACACGGCGGCGCAGGGGACCGGGCGAACGCGTCCGCGTGGGCGAGATCCTCAGCTACCTGGCCGCCGCCCTGCCTGCGGACGTCTCGGCCGGGGCGAGGCTCCTCGCCCTGCAGTGCGCGCTGCGCATGAACGCGTACATGCACGTCGAACTCCCGGCAGGCCTGCTGCGCGGTCTTCGTATCGACGCCGGGGAAACCTGCTACGAGTTGGAGCGGGCAAGGTGGCTAAACGTGGTGAACGGTCCCGGAGCCGGCGGGGTCGCTGCAAAGCTTCGTGACGCCACGCTGCTCACCCAGTCACCCGCCCGCCCCGACCGGCGGCGCGCCGCCGACTGGGCATTGCGCACTGCGCGCCCTGCCCGAACGGGGCAGACCGAGCACCGGCTGTGGCTGCTGGGCGTCTACCTCGCGGCGCACAGCGATCCGTCCTCGAGCGAGGGGCTGAGCGAAGGCGACCGGATCATCCGTGAATGCGGCCTGCATGATCAGGGGTTCCACAGCGTGCTGACGCGTCTGACGGCGACCGGCACCGTAGAGGAGTGGGGGATCTGCCCGGACTCAGGGGACGTGCGCTGGAGGCTTGCCCTGGGGCCTCACGGGAGGCGTCTTACGGACCGTGGGTGTGATGCTGGTGAGTTCGCGTGAACGTGGAGCTGTGTCCTTCCACCGCATCTCGATCCACCTGATGAGGGGGCAGCGATCAGTAAGTAATCTTGATGCCGAGGGACTCGCCGTGACGGCGGACGAAGTCTTCGACGAGTTGCGGATTCCGCCGCATGGCAGCCTTCAATTGATTGGCCTGAAACTTGTCCCGGCTGGTGTTGAGTAGCTCTTTCCAGCCTGGTCGCGGGTTCACGATGCCTTCCACGATGAGGAATTCAACGATGTCTTCGACGCATGGGCGGAACCTTGTGCCGCCCATGGGAAAGTGCAGCTTAGGTAGGGGGCGTCCCGGGAGGACTTCTTCCCATGTGGTTGAGGATCCGTATACCTGGAGGTGTGCGTCGGGGTATCCGTCACCTTTGCGGCGTTCGTAGTCGTAGTGGAAAAGACCCTCCTTGGACTCTTTGTCTTTAAATACGCCTACGAACGACTGCTGGACCGCAAGGTACTCGCGTTCTTCGTCGAACCGGAGCTGGAAACTGACCTCCATCCACAGGTTCGGGCGCCCGGGCGGTGTGTCCAACTCAAACCGCTGCGACTTCATCGGATTTTTCTGCACGTTGCTGGCGACTAGAAACGTACGTTCCTGGCGGTGCTGCATAGCCAGTGCCCGGACCTGAACGTGACGAGCCACGGTCTGGCTGAGCATGGTGTCCATCTCCACTGCGAACTCGGTCGCCATTGACCGCAGAGCATCAGAGATCAAGAGTGCCCCCGATGAGTGACCACAGGGCGTGCGCCTGAGCGGAGGAGAAGTCGCGGTTACGGGCCTGTTCCTTCAGTTCGGCATAGGTGAGGCCGAGCTCTTCGAGAGCTGCCAGGGCGCCGGCGTGCCACTCGTCGTAAGACAATTCCTCATACCGTGCGTCACCCTGGTCTGTGGGGCGCTCCTCGATCGCTGTCATGGTCCTTCCCCCTCCTTCTCGCGCTCGTACGTGCTGGTCCTTCTTGAACCGTACGGCAGAGCACTGACAGCGACGAGAGCGCGGCCATGAAGTCGCCATACGTGCAGGTCACAGACGCGGGTAGGTGTCGGTCCCGTGGTGCTGGCCGATCAACGGTGAGTCCCATCGTCTGCGGATTTCGTCGGTTCTGCAGCTGAGTGAGCTCGGGCGCCGTCGCGGCCGCCCCGATGACCTGACCAACCGGCTCGCGTTATCGGTACGCCGCTGACGGCCGAATCCTGCCGGGGACATCCGCCCCGGCGCCGAGCCGTCACCGAGGCCCGGTGGAGGCGCGCGCCCTGTCCATCGACGATCTCCGATGGTAGAAGTGGGCAGCGGCGTGTACTTGGGGGAAACGGCGCACCGGGGGGGTAGGAGTGGACGCATTACCGCAGGGCGGTGGCCAGAGGAGCGCGGACGGTGTGTCCGTGTCGCAGTATGTGCCGCCGCCGTCGGTCGTGCCGCACAACCAGTTCGACACCCGGACACCCCTGCAGCAGGTCTTCTACTGGACGCCGGAGCAGTGGGAGCAGTTCACCTGCGAGTGGGTTCGCATGCGCAGGGACGAGTTCGGCTACCTCGGCGTGGAGGTCCTGGGCGGGACCAACGACCGCGGCGCCGACGTCGTCGCCTTCATGAGCGAGCAGCGGTTGAACGGTGCCTGGCACTGCTACCAGTGCAAGCACTACACCGACGACCTCACGCTCGACGACGCGCTGCCCGAGATGATCAAACCGTTCGCGGCGACGCTGGAGACGAGCCGGACGCTCCCCGCCCGGTACATCTTCGTGGCACCTAAGATCCATCCCCGGCTCAAGGACATGGTGCTGACCCCGGCCGCGCTGAAGGACCGGTTTCTCACGTACCTGGACGGGCGGACCAAGCCGGTCGCCGCGTTGTCCCCACAGACCCGGGCGGCCGTGCGGGCGTTGGCGGAGCGCACGGACTTCTCGATGTTCTGGACCGTGAACCTGGACGAGGTCTTGGAGGTCTACAGCAAGTCGCCGCTGTTCGCCTCCCGCTTCAACCTGCCGCCCACCGGCAAGCCCCGCAAACTCCTTCCCCCTCCCGAGCCCCAGGTCAACGAAGCGCGCTACCTCCAGCAGCTCCTGGACGTTTACCAGGAGAGGTTCGGCGAGGACATCGCCACCGTGCAGCACGCCTTCGAGCACCCCGATTCGGGAGAGCATCTTGGGCGGCAGCGAGTGGCGTTCTTCGATGCGGAGGCCCTACGCATGTATGCACGAGAGAGCATCGCGGGGGACACCTACGAGGAGCTACAGGACGACGTGCTGACCAACCTGATCGAGGTGGCCGCCATCGACTACCCCTCAGGGTGGGACCGCCTCCAGCAGGTCCTCAAAGCCTCCGGGCAGATGACCCTCACCGGGTCGCCCCTGCTGCACCTGTTCCGCAACAGCCAGCGTCAAGGCATGTGCCACCAACTGGCGAACGTCGACAAGCTGCACTGGTGCAAAGGAGGTTGCCGATGAACCCGCTCAACAGTCCGGTCGAAGTGGGGATGCGTACGTTGGTACTGCTGGCCCGCAGCCATCCTCACCCACTGGACCTCTCCTGGCTGGTGGTCCTGGACCACGCCATGCTGCACAGCAGCCAGTTCGACGGTCCGCCCAGCCTCCATCCCCGCCTGCCCGCCCAGCCGGGCGAGCTCGGCATGAAACGGCAGATGATGCAGGAAGGGCTGGAGGTGCTGCTGCGCGCCGGCCTGGCCACGGTCGAGGCGACCGATGACGGGCTCGTCTACCAGGTGACCCCGCGCGGCTCGGGGTTCGTCGGCATCCTGGAGGCCCCGTACGTCGGCGAACTGCGTCAGCGCGCGCAGTGGGCCGTGGAGCAGTTCGCCTCGACCACGGACGCGGTGGCGGCCACACGCGACATCACGACCCGCTGGCACAACGAATTCACTGCCGGCATGCAGCACCTGGGGGTCGGCCATGGCTAACTTCACCCTGACCCATCTGACGTACGCCGGTGCGGGCCTGCCGACGGCCAGCGTGGAGTTCGACCCCAAGTTCACGGTGATCTACGGCTCCTCCAACACGGGCAAGACCTTCCTGGTCGACTCCATCGACTACATGCTCGGCGGTCATGTCCGTCCCTCGATCCCGCGCGCCGAAGGATACGGACAGATCCTGCTCGGCCTGGTGCTTCCCGACGGCAGGCCTCTCACGCTGGTCCGCAAGCCCGGCGGCAAGAGCATTCATGTACACCAGGACGACCTGAGGGAGCTGTCCCACGCCACCCCCGACGCGATCGTCTCGGCCCGCAGGATTCGCAGCCGCCGTGACATCTCGCACTACCTGCTCAGCAAACTGGGACTGGACGACACCTACGTTCGCACCAACGAGGGCGGCAACACCGAACTGCTCAAGCTTGCCGACCTGACCCACCTCAGCGTGGTCACCGACACCCGCATGATCGATCCGAATCCGCCCTCGCAGCGCACCCGCGGCACCGCGGCCAGGACCACCGCCCGCTCGGTCATGAAACTGATGCTGACCGGAGAGGACGAGCCCCCGGCGACCAAACTCCCCAATGCTGCTCAACGGCGCGTCCAGCGGGGCAAGATCAACCTCATCGATTCGCTGGCACTGGACCTGCACGCCAAACTCTCCCGCGACCAGACCCCCGACGAGCTGCGAGATCAGCTGGCCCGGTTAGAGGACAGCCTCAACAACATGGCCCGCTCGCTGGCCGGCGAGTCCGAGCAGCAGGCCCGCGTCGTCGCCGCCCGTGCACACCTGGCCGAGACGGACGCTGAGCTGGAGGCACGCCTAGGTGAGGTGCTCGACCTGCTGGGGCGATTCGACACCCTGCGTCAGCAGTATGAGACAGACCTCGCTCGTCTGGAGATGGTCAGCGAGGCGGGCAATCTGCTGGGCTACTTCCAGGTCGGCCGCTGCGTCTTCTGCGGGGCGGACCCCGAACACCAGCAGGCCCAGCACGGCCATCAGGAGACCACCCAGCTGCACGAGGCCGTGCTCGTCGAGTCAGCCAAGACGCACTCCCTTCTCGCCGACCTCCGGCTGACCATTCAGGGGCTGGAGGGCCAGCGCGACGAGCTGGCCGAACGTCGCACGGCCCTGAGCGCGCAGGCGGCCGAGGCCGACCGGGCCCGGGCGCAGATCGAAGCACGACTGGCCCCTCTCCGTGACGGGCTGCAGGACACTGTCGACGAGCGGCTGCGTGTCGAACGCGACCTGGAACTGCGGGCCCGGCTCGATGAACTGGAAGAGCACCGCTCCCAGCTGGTGGCCCAGGGCGCCCTGCCGTCCAAGCGGCGGGAATCCCTGATCGCGGGCAGAATCCTGTCGTCGTTCGACGAGCTCTTTCAACGCACCCTGGATTCCTGGCGGATCCCCGACGTGGAAGGCGCCGGCTACGACCCCTACAGCGGGGACGTCAGTGCTGGCGGAACGGCGCGCGCCGGCCACGGCCGGGGCATGCGCGCTCTGCTGCACGCCGCGTTCTCCATCGCCCTGGCCCGCTACTGCCTGGACCGCAGACTCCCGCATCTCGGCTTCCTGGTTCTGGACTCGCCCCTGGTCACGTACAAAGAGCCGGACTTTGACGCCGACCGCATCCCCCCGAACGTGATCGACCATTTTTACCGCTCGTTCCTGGCCTTCCCCGGCCAGGCCATCGTCGTCGAGAACGCGACACCGCCCCCAGACGTCCTCGAGCAGGCACGGATCGTCACCTTCAGCGGCAGCGGAGCCCGCCCCGGCTTTTTTCCCGCGCGTCCCAGCACCGCCAACCGAGCCTGAGTCGCACCGAACCCGCAGGGATGAAGCGCCGGATGGCCCGGCATGCCGATACCGTGCTGACCGGCCGGCCACGACGTGGAACTGCGGCGCACTAGCCTCGTGCTTTCACGGCTGCGACGCTGAACGTCGCCCTAGCCAGCCGTCACACTCAATCTCCGCTGCTCCTCCCGGGCGCGCCCCGTGGGGCGCGCAACGGCTTTGTCGGAGAGGAGCACACCCGGGAGCTCACACAGAAGCGCGCAAACGCTCCAACTTGATGCGGAACTCCTCCACTCCCGGTGGGCGGACCTGCTGATCCTGGCCAGCGCGGGTCATGAGCGCCTTCTTGAGGAACTGATGCCTTCCGAAGACTTTCGTCTTTCCCTGAAGCGATCTAAGCAGAATCTTCGGGTCAACGAGATCCAGCCACTCTTCTTCCCAGCGGTCCTGAACCAAGTCTCGTTGCGTGGCCACAACCTCCTCCCATGCGCTTGCGCGGTTTTCATGAACGCGAGCGGAGGCTCGATTGAGTTCAGGGACGGAGCTGAAATCCGTCCGGCGAGGCTGGGGATGCATGCGGTTGATCTCCGCATGCGCCAGTGTCTCGGCCACCTCGCCCATGAGTGGGTCGGCCAACTCCCGGAGCAACTCCTCTACTTCACCCTCCAAGATTTTATAGCCAACCGTCGTCAGGAACACGGAAGAGATCAGGGGAGGGTGAAGAAGCATACTTTCGATCGCCCGGCGCGGCCAGATGTGAAGATTTGAATACTCAGAGGAAAGGCGTTGCGTCTCCTCTTTGGGCATGAGGTCACGGTCCCGCAAACAGAGCCACGGCAACCGGTTTAGGCTAGCCGCCAAGGAGCGGTGATGGCCCATGACCTCATGTGAATTACCGGCCTTTACGATTCTGGCGTGGCTGATTTCGTCGGGAAAGAGTGAGAGGAGGTCATCCTCGTCATACTTTCCTTCGACGACGAGCTGGAAATCCATCAGCATGTCATCTGCGGCGCCATGGCCAACCGCTGCTGATACACCATAGGGGGCAGATGGGCGATGAGCTTGGTTACCTTTTCCTGAATCTCGATGAACCTCGATAATGCAGCGCGGAGGGAGGGCGGCAACGATCTCCCGGGAGTGGGTAACCATCACGGCCTGAGACGATGAGGTGAGGTCACGGAAGGCGTTCAGTAGTGGAACATGAAGCGAGGCGTGAAGGTGAGCTTCAGGCTCATCAAGTAGTACAATCCCGCCCGTCGTCTTCAGGTAATGGCCAAGGCAGAGAAGCCCCAGAGCCACCCGCTGGCCGCTGGATAGCCCCTCTAGCCCATGGTGATGGCCATTGGGCAGCGCCACCGAGATATAGCTGGACCCGGTAGTTCGTTTCGAGGAAGGCCTGAGGAGAATCCGCCCCGTCACCTTTCTGAATTGCTCGGAAATACCGGCGAATGCGTCTTCACCTCCCGCTCCCTCTCTATTGGCGAGCATCGACTCGTAGTCAAGTGATGCTAGATAGCCCTCAGTGTCCACAGCAGGATGGTTCCAGCCGGAGTGAGACTTGACAGTTGCCTGAGGGTTGAACGGGGCGCCAAGGCTGATCCGCGGGCTGTTCTTGAGCTGGAAAATCTGTGTGGAGTCAATGAGGGTCATCACTGAAAATGGGTGACTTGCTCTGAACTCGGGAGAGAATGCGACCTCTAGTTCTTCGGATCCTGATATCTGTCGATTCTTGCCCTCGCCAATGATAGCTCTGCGGCTATACTCACCCTTCTTCTCTGCGGGACGCCCGAGTTTATCTCGGCACTCCATGTCGAGAATCTCGAACTCGCGGTCATTCAGGGTGAACGATGCCTCTACTTCGGCGTGACTCCCGTAGGGGCCGATCACATTCTTACCAAGGCCGGACGCGCGCCCGACGAATGCCAGGATCTCCAGGATGGACGACTTTCCTGCACCGTTTGACCCGGTCAGCACCGCAATCGGGAGACTGGAGGCGTCGGTGATCGCAAACTCTCTAACACCCCGGAAGTTGGAAACGGAAAGGCGTGACAAGCGCACGATTTCACCTCTGCGATGCAGGTGCAGGATGTTGACGTCCGTAAAATACAGCGGGCCACGGGATATGGAAAGTCGTTAATTGATTCAAGCGCTTTTCGCTACAATGCGGGGCTCCCTGGCGCACCCATGGTCAAGAAACGGCAAAGTCTGTGAGACACCTGGGTGTGTGACGGGAGGAGCGCTCGACCGGAGGCGCGGGTGGGCGGATGAGACAGGGCCCCCGCTGAGACTGCTGAACTGTTCCTAACAAGGGCCTGGTCACTCTCGAGGACCTCGTACGGCAGGCCCTGCGGATGCGGCCCGACCGGCTCGTCGTGGGGGAGGTGCGCGGGCCCGAAGTGGTCCATCTGCTGGCCGCTTTGAACACCGGGCACGAGGGCGGCTGCGGGACCGTCCACGCCAACGCGGCCGCGGACGTGCCTGCCCGGCTGGAAGCGCTCGGCACGGCGGCCGGGCTCGACCGGGCCGCCCTGCACAGCCAGTTGGCGGCCGCCCTGGCGGTCGTACTGCATCTCGTGCGCGACCGGGCCGGGCGGCGGCGGATCGCCGAGGTCCATGTGCTGGAGCGGGACCCGTCAGGGCTGGTGCGGACGGTGCCGGCGCTGCGGTGGGGCGAGGAGGCCTTTGTGCGGGAGCGGGGGTGGGGGCGGTTGCGGGAGTTGCTGGGGGTTCCGGCGGACGAATGCGGTGCCGGGGAGCGAAGGAGTGGTTGGGATGGGTGAGCTGTCGGCGGGGGCTGCTGTGGCGTGTGCCGGGGCCGTGGTCTGGCTGATGGGTGGATGGCACTCCGGGGCGCGGCGGGCGGAGTTGCTGCTCGCGGGCGGCGGGGTGGTGGGGACCGGTCCGCCCGCGTGGCGGGATGCGGTCGGTCGGCTGCGGCGGCTCCGCGGTCGGCTGCGGGTCGAGTGGTGGGCGCCGGCCGCCGGGCTGGTGCTGGCGGTGCTGGGTGCGTCGGTGCTGCCGCTCGTCGCGGGGGTGGCCGGAGTGCCCTTGCTGCGGCGGCTGCGGCTGGCCGCGGAGGCGCGGCGGGCGCGGGAGTGGCGCGCGGACGGGGTGATCGCGTTGTGCGCGGCACTCGCCGGGGAGGTGAGGGCCGGGCGGCAGCCGGGTGAGGCACTCCTGTGTGCGGCGCGCGACTCCGGTGGGCTCGGGGGCGCGCAGGCGGCGGTGCTGGCTGCGGCGAGGTTCGGCGGGGACGTGCCGGGTGCGCTGGCGGGCGCGGCGCGACAGCCGGGGGCCGAGGGGTTGCTGGGGCTCGCGGCCTGCTGGCGGGTGGCCGTGGACCAGGGTGCGGGGCTTGCGGCGGGGCTCGACCGGCTCGAGGCGGCGTTGCGTGCGGAGCGGGACCAACGGGCCGATCTGCGCGCCCAGTTGGCCGGCGCCCGCTCCACGGCGGTGATGCTCGCCGCGCTTCCGGCCTTCGGGCTCACCCTCGGGACGGCTCTCGGTGCCGACCCGCTGCACGTCCTGCTGCACACCGGGGCGGGGTTCGGGTGCCTGGTGGTCGGGGGGCTGCTGGAGGTGGTGGGGGTGTGGTGGGTTGCCCGGATCGTGCGAGGGGCGGAGGTGATGTGAAGGCGGGGGGAGGGCGGGGTGGTGTGAGAGCGGGGTGGTGTGAGAGGTGACGGCGGATGCAGTTGATGCCCGGAGCTGAACTCGGTCGGAATTGGCCGAGATCGGGTGAGATCAGTTGAGATCGGTCGCGACCGGTCGGGATCGGGAGAAGGAGGCGGAGTGAGTGCGGAAGTTTTCCACAGGGTGGGGGCGGTTCTGGGGGCCGTGCTGGTGCTCGGGTGGGTAGTGCGGTGGGTCGGGGCGGTACGGCGTGAGCGGAGGGCGCGGCGGCGGGTCGCCGAGTTGCTGGGGCTGGAGGTGGCTTCCGCGGGGGTGCACGTCGAT
This genomic window from Streptomyces sp. DG2A-72 contains:
- a CDS encoding UvrD-helicase domain-containing protein, coding for MHTPTPEQVHAADTFRSGQHLALQAGAGTGKTSTLCLLAASTKRRGRYLAFNKDIARDAAARFPSTVQCRTAHATAFAALGHRYADRLNSPRQPAWKTGQALGILRSLRIADHEISQRTLSHNVLRTVTRFCHSADGTLTHRHVPRVRGLDLPADHRQFAELVLPFAAKAWADLQRPDHGVVRFEHDHYLKMWALTGPKIEANFLFLDEAQDTNPVLEQVFIAQRDHAQLVMVGDSAQAIYGWRGATDVMTGFDAEQLTLTRSFRFGPQIADEANRWLALADAPIRLTGTTSIPAEVSSIDHPDAVLCRTNIGAMTEVMRLLGEGRRVALTRGGQQLAQLAFAARDLKEGRRTHHPELVLFASWGNLQDYAAYDPAGRDLQPFVDLVDTHGPDAILAAVSQLAEEAHADVTVSTAHKAKGREWPTVRIGKDFPQPKDTDPGATAASQPPEVSDTDARLAYVAVTRARHRLDLGGLAWTTPAQQAEGE
- a CDS encoding DUF6083 domain-containing protein; this translates as MCSSPSPSARRWDGSRASAPRRRSLRITPDSASQLLRCGQTASCRACGNPVEWYRRADDRPVQLHPHEVPAARVPESCRWHVSRGIAHPAGDGSSWCRLAHALLCPGRPAPPAAPQLSGLRRSLALRTRRLLDAGVLAPPAAPASSPSPGQAVCQPARPVVQLLFVRYLASRPVDEIQCVAQTLRRTRCTAKVLGPSSLHGVWALVPVSADQGQLALPSDVMAVYSLSALPYPEQLRWRAQRCDQHAATPAAGDLAVADWESFDPLRHHEHIRTRLPSHGRRPGGPAPRQAQS
- a CDS encoding helix-turn-helix transcriptional regulator, with product MTILPPDPDLNALRLQLGRLRAERGWSYDELASRSGLARRTVIEIEQGRTIGTLKTWHALAHALDTPFDDLFATLCHEHDLPGADGSSDI
- a CDS encoding ABC-three component system protein, whose translation is MSVSQYVPPPSVVPHNQFDTRTPLQQVFYWTPEQWEQFTCEWVRMRRDEFGYLGVEVLGGTNDRGADVVAFMSEQRLNGAWHCYQCKHYTDDLTLDDALPEMIKPFAATLETSRTLPARYIFVAPKIHPRLKDMVLTPAALKDRFLTYLDGRTKPVAALSPQTRAAVRALAERTDFSMFWTVNLDEVLEVYSKSPLFASRFNLPPTGKPRKLLPPPEPQVNEARYLQQLLDVYQERFGEDIATVQHAFEHPDSGEHLGRQRVAFFDAEALRMYARESIAGDTYEELQDDVLTNLIEVAAIDYPSGWDRLQQVLKASGQMTLTGSPLLHLFRNSQRQGMCHQLANVDKLHWCKGGCR
- a CDS encoding ABC-three component system middle component 2; the encoded protein is MNPLNSPVEVGMRTLVLLARSHPHPLDLSWLVVLDHAMLHSSQFDGPPSLHPRLPAQPGELGMKRQMMQEGLEVLLRAGLATVEATDDGLVYQVTPRGSGFVGILEAPYVGELRQRAQWAVEQFASTTDAVAATRDITTRWHNEFTAGMQHLGVGHG
- a CDS encoding ATP-dependent endonuclease; protein product: MRLSRLSVSNFRGVREFAITDASSLPIAVLTGSNGAGKSSILEILAFVGRASGLGKNVIGPYGSHAEVEASFTLNDREFEILDMECRDKLGRPAEKKGEYSRRAIIGEGKNRQISGSEELEVAFSPEFRASHPFSVMTLIDSTQIFQLKNSPRISLGAPFNPQATVKSHSGWNHPAVDTEGYLASLDYESMLANREGAGGEDAFAGISEQFRKVTGRILLRPSSKRTTGSSYISVALPNGHHHGLEGLSSGQRVALGLLCLGHYLKTTGGIVLLDEPEAHLHASLHVPLLNAFRDLTSSSQAVMVTHSREIVAALPPRCIIEVHRDSGKGNQAHRPSAPYGVSAAVGHGAADDMLMDFQLVVEGKYDEDDLLSLFPDEISHARIVKAGNSHEVMGHHRSLAASLNRLPWLCLRDRDLMPKEETQRLSSEYSNLHIWPRRAIESMLLHPPLISSVFLTTVGYKILEGEVEELLRELADPLMGEVAETLAHAEINRMHPQPRRTDFSSVPELNRASARVHENRASAWEEVVATQRDLVQDRWEEEWLDLVDPKILLRSLQGKTKVFGRHQFLKKALMTRAGQDQQVRPPGVEEFRIKLERLRASV